Proteins encoded together in one Desulfurellaceae bacterium window:
- the arsB gene encoding ACR3 family arsenite efflux transporter, which produces MSVFERYLSLWVGLCILGGIGLGQTVPGLATALDGMALYVGDAPVVSIPIAVCLFFMMYPIMVKIDFAKVATASRNAKPVGLTLFVNWAIKPFSMYAIAALCLGGLFQTFIGPEAIDYVKMPLGLSLPVGSSYGAGEVVLVDGVKMLAVPLWRSYLAGCILLGVAPCTAMVLVWGYLAQGNSGLTLVMVALNSLTMLVLYGVLGGFLLGIGRLPVPWQALMLSIGVYVVLPLLAGYFSRGWLIRAKGEAWFTERFLPLLTPVTIVALLLTLVVLFSLKGEVIVANPLTIVWIAIPLFIQTVLIFGLTYGLARLLRFSYQDAAPSALIGASNHFEVAIATATMLFGLSSAAALATVIGVLIEVPVMLLLVRVCQRTQGWFARPAAAPAGSRQSASYDLPEPD; this is translated from the coding sequence ATGTCCGTCTTTGAACGCTACCTCAGCCTGTGGGTCGGTCTGTGCATTCTTGGCGGCATCGGCCTGGGCCAGACCGTTCCCGGTCTGGCAACCGCCCTGGACGGCATGGCGCTGTATGTCGGCGACGCTCCGGTGGTTTCGATTCCGATTGCGGTGTGTCTGTTCTTCATGATGTATCCGATCATGGTCAAGATTGACTTCGCCAAGGTCGCTACGGCGAGCCGCAACGCCAAGCCGGTCGGCCTGACCCTGTTTGTCAACTGGGCGATCAAGCCGTTTAGCATGTACGCCATCGCCGCCCTGTGTCTGGGCGGTCTGTTTCAGACTTTTATCGGCCCGGAGGCGATCGACTATGTGAAGATGCCGCTCGGCCTGTCACTTCCGGTCGGCAGCTCATACGGAGCCGGAGAGGTGGTGCTGGTCGACGGGGTCAAGATGCTGGCCGTCCCGCTGTGGCGGAGCTATCTGGCCGGCTGCATTCTGCTGGGCGTGGCGCCGTGTACGGCCATGGTGCTGGTCTGGGGCTATCTGGCCCAGGGCAACAGCGGGCTGACCCTGGTCATGGTCGCCCTGAACTCGCTCACCATGCTGGTCTTGTACGGGGTGCTGGGCGGATTTTTGCTGGGTATCGGCCGGCTGCCGGTGCCGTGGCAGGCCCTGATGCTGTCCATCGGCGTGTATGTCGTCCTGCCGCTGCTGGCCGGATATTTTTCCAGAGGCTGGCTCATACGGGCCAAGGGAGAAGCCTGGTTCACGGAGCGCTTTCTACCCCTGCTCACGCCCGTCACCATTGTGGCCCTGCTGCTGACCCTGGTCGTGCTGTTTTCGCTCAAGGGGGAGGTCATCGTGGCCAATCCGCTCACCATTGTGTGGATTGCCATTCCGCTGTTCATTCAGACCGTGCTCATTTTCGGCCTGACCTATGGGCTGGCCAGATTGCTGAGGTTCTCCTACCAGGACGCCGCGCCGTCGGCCCTGATCGGCGCCTCAAACCACTTCGAGGTTGCCATTGCCACGGCCACCATGCTGTTTGGGTTGTCCTCCGCCGCAGCCCTGGCCACGGTTATCGGGGTCTTGATCGAGGTGCCGGTCATGCTGCTCTTGGTCCGCGTGTGTCAGCGCACCCAGGGCTGGTTTGCCCGGCCGGCCGCCGCGCCGGCCGGCTCTCGGCAGTCCGCCAGCTACGATCTCCCAGAACCGGACTGA
- a CDS encoding VOC family protein, giving the protein MRFQLALNVRNLDEAIPYYSKLLGAPVNKRKPGYANFAVDSPPIKLVLLENPNATERLNHVGFEMDTDEVEDTLTRLEPQGLADEVIRDETCCYANKSTVYSTDPEGLLWEFYKFHGDTEVFRASPRRDTPAAKPKPSATCCR; this is encoded by the coding sequence ATGCGATTCCAACTCGCCCTGAACGTACGCAATCTCGATGAGGCCATTCCGTACTACTCCAAGCTGCTCGGCGCGCCGGTTAACAAACGCAAACCCGGCTATGCCAATTTTGCGGTGGACTCACCCCCGATCAAACTCGTCCTGCTCGAAAACCCGAACGCCACCGAGCGGCTCAACCACGTCGGTTTCGAGATGGACACGGATGAGGTCGAAGACACGCTGACCCGCCTGGAACCGCAGGGCCTGGCCGACGAGGTCATTCGGGACGAGACCTGTTGCTACGCCAACAAGAGCACGGTCTACTCCACAGACCCCGAGGGCCTGTTGTGGGAGTTCTACAAGTTCCACGGCGATACCGAGGTCTTCCGGGCTTCGCCTCGGCGCGACACACCAGCCGCCAAGCCCAAACCGTCCGCCACCTGTTGTCGCTAA
- a CDS encoding helix-turn-helix transcriptional regulator, which translates to MKNNDAVSILSALAQDTRLDIFRLLVRAGKAGLAAGAIGQALGIPAATLSFHLKELKHADTVSCRREGRSLIYSANFATMNALVAFLTENCCQGVAAEEPSQPVCC; encoded by the coding sequence ATGAAAAACAATGACGCCGTCAGCATCCTGTCGGCCCTGGCTCAGGACACCCGGCTCGACATCTTCCGTCTGCTGGTTCGAGCCGGAAAGGCGGGCTTGGCCGCAGGTGCTATCGGACAGGCGCTCGGCATTCCGGCCGCGACCCTGTCGTTCCATCTCAAGGAACTCAAACACGCCGACACGGTTTCGTGCCGGCGCGAGGGTCGCTCCCTCATCTACAGCGCCAACTTTGCAACAATGAACGCCCTCGTCGCGTTCCTGACCGAAAACTGCTGCCAAGGTGTTGCAGCCGAAGAACCCTCTCAGCCCGTGTGCTGCTGA